The region ATTTGATAAAATCTTGAGTCTGAACTTATTTTTCGGATAAATTACAGTAAGTGTCAAATTGTTCAGGTATTTTTTGAGGAGCTTAACGTTTCTGACTATCGGTTTTGGCGCAAGAAAAAGTGTCAAATTTATCAGAAAATTTGCAAGGAAAATAATGAGCAAATAGCCTATCAGGGCGTATTTGCTCCGGTGCCTGATAGGAGTCAGTTCAGTTCCTTCTTTCATATTCCGTATCAGTTTTTCTGCTTTGTCACGTTCCTTGTAAAGTGTTAGGATTTTTTCGGGCTCTGTGTCAACAGAGCTTTCAAGGATAAAATATCCTTCAAGGCCTGTAAGATATGGATTTTTTATTTCATCAAGAGTTTTCTGTATTTCACCCTTTGCAATTATGTATCCTTCCTTTGAAACGTATTTTGCAAGCTCTTTTCCTTTTTTGACTTTCCGAATCTTTGAGTCGTTTTTGTCAAGTTCTTTCTTGAATTTCTTTATACGCTTACGGATTTGGTCATCTCTGAGTTTTTCAGAAAAGAAGACATAGTTGGTTTCGTTTTCTTCGGCAATTTTTGCGCATTCATAAATTACGCCATTGGCAATGATTTTTTCATGCTTATTTTCATTAAATGATTTGATGTATTTTGCATATGCCAACCGTTTCTTTGCTTTCAATGTTAGATAGCCATAACCCATTTTTCTAATTTTTGCCTTATTTGCTTTTGTATTTGCGCCGCAGTCAAAAATCAGGAGGCTGTTTTTGGCAAGGACTTTGCCAACCGTTTTCAGCATAAATTTCATATGCTTTTTGTCCTGGACATTGCCTTTTTGTATTGTCAATGCAGTTGGAATTCCGTTGATTCCCGTGCTTATGCCGAATGTCAATTGCTTGTTTCCCGGCTTATGGTCTCTTGAATATCCTAACGCTCCAAGCTCTGCATTTTTGCCTTCAAAAGAGCCTGATGAGAAATCCGTAAACTGCTCTTTTGAAACAAGATTATGCTTTTTCAGAAGATTTTGGTAATTTTCAAGAATAAACGGCTCTTTCTTTCCAAGCCTTTCCAGTGTTCTGTTTATTGTCCGCTCTTTTGGATCTTCTGAAAAACCAATGTGCTCAAACATTTCAGAAGGATAAACGGACTTCATTCTATGAATAGAAACACAGGGACCAAGTCGATTATTGATGAGCAATTTGGAGCATTCAGCAAAGTTTTTTGCTTTTCCGGCTACGCCGGAAAATAATGCGTTAAAAACGCAATAATCTTTATCAATCTTTTCGACCAATGCTAAATTCTCTACGGGGAAAATTACATTTTCTTTCATGTTTTTCACAAAAAGTGTTAGAAAATGTAACTTTAATGTTCATGTGGCGAAGTTAGGTATCAATTGAGAACCACGACTGGTTA is a window of Nanoarchaeota archaeon DNA encoding:
- a CDS encoding transposase, with the translated sequence MKENVIFPVENLALVEKIDKDYCVFNALFSGVAGKAKNFAECSKLLINNRLGPCVSIHRMKSVYPSEMFEHIGFSEDPKERTINRTLERLGKKEPFILENYQNLLKKHNLVSKEQFTDFSSGSFEGKNAELGALGYSRDHKPGNKQLTFGISTGINGIPTALTIQKGNVQDKKHMKFMLKTVGKVLAKNSLLIFDCGANTKANKAKIRKMGYGYLTLKAKKRLAYAKYIKSFNENKHEKIIANGVIYECAKIAEENETNYVFFSEKLRDDQIRKRIKKFKKELDKNDSKIRKVKKGKELAKYVSKEGYIIAKGEIQKTLDEIKNPYLTGLEGYFILESSVDTEPEKILTLYKERDKAEKLIRNMKEGTELTPIRHRSKYALIGYLLIIFLANFLINLTLFLAPKPIVRNVKLLKKYLNNLTLTVIYPKNKFRLKILSNISEEIRSILGDFVRNCGDKPLNLRW